A genomic region of Metopolophium dirhodum isolate CAU chromosome 1, ASM1992520v1, whole genome shotgun sequence contains the following coding sequences:
- the LOC132950876 gene encoding uncharacterized protein LOC132950876 yields the protein MLSDPRNANYASTFQIPSSAFFNQVLIVNEVSVGVIFSNISAIYRYREELATAEMIGIDGTYKTVPQVPGDLRCFLTFRVLYKSVAFPMVYFYSRQKRRKTYSALFTVIRNILPLNCDRIRFVTDYERALMNAIQRIFSNSELLCCWFHFSQSVVRYCYRKVNGVLNLVKRHEVTARIFIMVNFTLPHLPAERGNPGCPNFYMMDGYRVIVEYILQFPDISEVMSRFLRDYILDYWFL from the exons ATGTTGAGCGACCCCCGAAATGCAAATTACGcttcaacatttcaaattccTTCTTCAGCATTTTTCAATCAAGTATTGATTGTAAATGAGGTAAGTGTAggagttattttttcaaacatttccgCTATTTACAGGTATCGTGAAGAGTTGGCTACAGCAGAGATGATTGGAATAGATGGTACATACAAGACAGTTCCACAAGTGCCGGGGGACTTGCGATGTTTTCTGACATTTCGAGTACTCTACAAAAGTGTA gcATTTCCAATG gtttatttttattctag ACAAAAGAGAAGGAAGACATACTCAGCATTATTCACAGTCATCCGCAATATTCTACCACTGAATTGTGATAGAATCCGTTTTGTTACTGATTATGAGCGTGCTCTTATGAATGCTATCCAGCGAATATTTTCAAACAGCGAATTGCTATGCTGCTGGTTCCATTTTTCACAG TCAGTTGTTAGATATTGTTACCGAAAAGTTAATGGTGTCTTGAATTTGGTTAAGAGGCACGAAGTGACAGCTCGTATTTTCATTATggtaaatttta CATTGCCTCATCTACCTGCTGAAAGGGGTAATCCTGGGTGCCCTAATTTTTATATGATGGATGGTTATCGTGTAATTGTAGAGTACATCTTACAATTTCCCGACATCAGTGAGGTGATGAGTCGTTTCCTGAGGGACTACATATTGGATTATTGGTTTCTGTAA
- the LOC132934461 gene encoding CDK5 regulatory subunit-associated protein 2-like: protein MDHSQNLNRDQHFNSTERDNADILLLEAWLKQTEGQKNILEAKVAKHDRVKAEICDLQIKLDNLQRTIEDKKILHQQSYDEVNQELEATSSKYSQTLSTVEELEQDNHELECSIRSQSCKESQIVEKINKQEMLKKKTIECNNNIWDKINKEKECVKSLQRQQADLESAIDCKTTEAQKLRGALTDKEAMVQCKGNQLCELQRQNAASDRCLQELTTEFREREAELEAHRKAAPEKLARVDQCTDMVRRELADACAAAAGWKTKSQNAANVHCELKATQKAEQCRAKAILVELGEERCRLAEQLTDTLLQLKCAVAENCQLTADAKVLAERSACLLAEIERLEKHKFSDRLSPMTQCTGFETQDEKTARKWNTLESVENEVERLKWACEDRERAIRDAKGKLGDCCTTSARTDCRYEY from the exons ATGGATCATTCACAAAATTTAAATCGTGATCAACACTTTAACTCAACCGAACGCGATAATGCAGATATTTTACTGCTGGAAGCTTGGTTAAAACAAACAGAGggacagaaaaatatattggaaGCAAAGGTGGCCAAGCATGACCGGGTGAAAGCAGAAATATGTGATTTGCAAATTAAGTTGGATAATCTCCAACGAACGATAGAAGATAAAAAGATACTTCACCAACAGTCTTATGATGAAGTCAATCAAGAACTAGAAGCTACATCATCGAAGTACAGCCAAACATTGAGTACGGTAGAAGAGTTGGAACAAGATAACCACGAGTTGGAGTGCAGTATAAGATCTCAATCGTGTAAGGAATCgcaaatagttgaaaaaatcaACAAGCAGGAAATgttgaagaaaaaaactattgaatgcaataataatatttgggataaaatcaataaagaaaaa GAGTGTGTAAAGTCACTGCAACGGCAACAAGCTGACTTAGAATCTGCGATTGATTGCAAAACCACCGAAGCACAAAAGTTACGAGGCGCGTTGACCGATAAGGAGGCGATGGTTCAGTGCAAGGGGAACCAGCTTTGCGAACTGCAGCGGCAAAATGCAGCCAGCGACAGGTGCCTGCAGGAACTAACCACAGAGTTTAGGGAACGGGAAGCGGAACTGGAGGCACATAGGAAAGCGGCACCTGAGAAGTTGGCTAGGGTTGACCAGTGTACAGACATGGTCCGCCGGGAACTAGCGGATGCGTGCGCTGCGGCAGCTGGCTGGAAGACCAAGAGCCAAAACGCGGCCAACGTGCACTGTGAACTGAAAGCAACCCAAAAAGCGGAACAGTGTCGCGCGAAAGCTATCCTCGTGGAACTGGGTGAAGAACGATGCCGGTTGGCTGAACAGCTGACGGATACGTTACTTCAGCTCAAGTGTGCGGTGGCTGAAAACTGCCAGCTTACGGCCGACGCAAAAGTTTTGGCCGAGCGATCGGCTTGCTTGTTGGCCGAGATAGAGCGACTAGAGAAGCACAAGTTCTCCGATCGCCTCTCGCCGATGACACAGTGCACGGGTTTTGAAACCCAGGATGAAAAGACTGCCAGAAAGTGGAATACATTGGAGTCGGTCGAAAATGAGGTAGAACGACTGAAGTGGGCGTGTGAGGACCGCGAACGGGCAATCAGGGACGCCAAAGGAAAGCTCGGTGACTGCTGTACAACCAGCGCGAGAACCGACTGTCGTTACGAGTACTGA
- the LOC132936226 gene encoding zinc finger MYM-type protein 1-like, which produces MCNRSEVVNQLKQNCFSRLSFAEKKVLVQNGRPCPDLDILTTVKIKKTTDNTSCTRHFRKELYNISDWLCGCEISNKFFCWSCLLFSTKKTVWNNQGYDDLNHLNTAVKKHTESEIHIAGYFKLKTFLSSSTARIDTSLDKQRKIDIQLHNEKAAKNREILKRLINAVCFLAKQELPFRGHNENKYSVNRGNYMELLISSQEFDPLLQEHLDTSTIFRGTSVSIQNDLINSIADVIKHEIFNEIQNTQYVAIMLDETTDISNKSQLSTVLRYFSKNESKIVERFLGFDDMSADKTAASLFNHVNQVVEKFKIENKLVAQTYDGAAVMSGHLNGLQSKVLEKYPKAIFTHCYAHVINLILQQSLECNKELKIFFRGLNSLPVFFSHSPKRLKALSEFMTKKLPTLATTRWNFTSRLVHTVHNHRTSLVDFFMFVYESGDFDNVTGMTAKGFANFLQENKNIFIIQILSNLLIFTDVLFNILQSKHFDILFCSQKILDFQNQLYQERENFDTLWESFTENANELFVSNRRVSQTETDRKDYYRRLYFEIIDNIHTQINIRFKSFEKLQYFNLLNPTKTKCFAKKDNFPSDLLKNLQDIYGDFFNYGKLQNELHVWYTLKESSDKSPIEIMNYLSEMSLNSGFSEVYKLAQLISTIPTTTASVERSFSSLKRIHTYCRSTQTQERMNNLSIISIEKELVFKLRANRNKFYEDVINKFTEKERRIEFEFK; this is translated from the coding sequence ATGTGTAACCGTAGCGAAGttgtaaatcaattaaaacaaaattgctTTTCAAGACTTTCATTTgctgaaaaaaaagttttagttcAAAATGGTAGACCGTGTCCAGATCTTGACATTTTAAcaacagtaaaaattaaaaagacgACAGATAATACGTCATGCACTCGGCATTTTCGTAAAGagctttataatatatctgattGGTTATGCGGTTGTGAAATTtcgaataaatttttttgttggtctTGTTTACTATTTTCTACGAAAAAAACTGTTTGGAATAATCAAGGGTATGatgatttaaatcatttaaatacagCTGTTAAAAAACATACTGAATCAGAAATTCATATAGCtggatattttaaacttaagacATTTTTATCATCATCAACTGCTAGAATTGACACATCATTAgataaacaaagaaaaatagatattcaattacataatgaaaaagcagcaaaaaatagagaaatattaaaaagattaataaaTGCAGTATGTTTTTTAGCTAAGCAGGAATTACCTTTTAGGGGAcataatgaaaacaaatattcaGTAAATAGGGGAAACTATATGGAGTTATTGATTTCCAGCCAAGAATTTGATCCATTATTACAAGAACATTTAGATACATCTACTATTTTTCGAGGCACTTCTGTTTCCatacaaaatgatttaataaattctatTGCTGATGTTATTAAACATgagatttttaatgaaattcaaaatacaCAATACGTGGCAATTATGCTTGACGAAACAACTGATATTAGTAATAAATCACAACTATCGACAGTACTgagatatttttcaaaaaacgaaaGCAAAATTGTTGAACGTTTTCTTGGATTTGATGACATGAGTGCTGACAAAACAGCAGCCTCTCTATTTAATCACGTAAATCAAGtagttgaaaaatttaaaattgaaaacaaattagtGGCACAAACATATGACGGGGCAGCAGTAATGTCTGGCCATTTAAACGGGTTGCAAAGTAAAGTTTTAGAGAAATATCCTAAAGCTATATTTACTCATTGTTATGcgcatgttattaatttaatacttcaaCAATCATTAGAGTGCAACAaggaacttaaaatattttttcgaggTCTTAACTCTTTACCtgtatttttttctcattctcCTAAAAGACTAAAAGCACTTTCAGAATTTATGACCAAAAAGTTACCCACATTGGCTACTACTCGTTGGAACTTTACTTCACGATTAGTTCATACAGTTCATAATCATCGAACATCATtggttgatttttttatgtttgtttatgAAAGTGGTGATTTTGATAATGTTACTGGAATGACAGCAAAAGGGTTTGCAAATTTccttcaagaaaataaaaacatttttattatacaaatattatctaATCTTCTTATTTTTACTGAcgtattgttcaatattttacagtcaaaacattttgatattttattttgtagtcaaaAAATACTTGATTTTCAAAACCAATTATATCAAGAAAGGgaaaattttgatactttatgGGAATCATTTACTGAAAATGCTAACGAACTTTTTGTAAGCAATCGCAGGGTTAGTCAAACAGAAACCGACAGAAAAGATTATTATAGACgtctttattttgaaattatcgaCAATATACATACTCAAATTAATATCCGTTTTAAATCGTttgaaaaattgcaatattttaatttacttaatcctacaaaaactaaatgttttgcgaaaaaagataattttccatctgatttacttaaaaatttacaagataTTTATGGCGATTTTTTCAACTATGGTAAACTACAAAATGAACTTCATGTATGGTACACCTTAAAGGAATCATCCGATAAAAGTCCTATTGAAATTATGAATTATCTTTCTGAAATGAGCTTAAATAGTGGATTTTCCGAAGTGTATAAGTTGGCTCAATTAATATCTACTATACCAACAACAACCGCTTCAGTGGAGAGATCATTTTCATCTTTAAAAAGAATCCATACATATTGTCGCTCAACTCAAACCCAAGAAAGAATGAACAACttaagtataatatcaatagaaAAAGAATTGGTTTTCAAATTAAGGGCAAacagaaataaattttatgaagatgttataaacaaatttactgagaaagaaagaagaatagaatttgaattcaaataa